In the Engystomops pustulosus chromosome 2, aEngPut4.maternal, whole genome shotgun sequence genome, one interval contains:
- the USP12 gene encoding ubiquitin carboxyl-terminal hydrolase 12: MEILMTVSRIASICTMGANASALEKEIGPEQFPVNEHYFGLVNFGNTCYCNSVLQALYFCRPFREKVLAYKSQPRKKENLLTCLADLFHSIATQKKKVGVIPPKKFITRLRKENELFDNYMQQDAHEFLNYLLNTIADILQEERKQEKQNGRIPNGNIDNENNNSAPDPTWVHEIFQGTLTNETRCLTCETISSKDEDFLDLSVDVEQNTSITHCLRGFSNTETLCSEYKYYCEECRSKQEAHKRMKVKKLPMILALHLKRFKYMDQLHRYTKLSYRVVFPLELRLFNTSGDATNPERMYDLVAVVVHCGSGPNRGHYIAIVKSHDFWLLFDDDIVEKIDAQAIEEFYGLTSDISKNSESGYILFYQSRD; encoded by the exons GGCGCCAATGCCTCGGCTTTAGAGAAAGAGATTGGTCCGGAACAGTTTCCAGTGAATGAGCACTATTTTGGTTTGGTAAAT TTCGGAAATACCTGCTACTGCAACTCTGTCCTACAGGCACTTTATTTCTGCCGCCCTTTTCGAGAAAAAGTTCTCGCCTACAAAAGCCAACCTAGGAAGAAGGAGAATCTTCTCACCTGCTTAGCCGACCTCTTCCATAGCATAGCCACTCAAAAGAAAAAAGTTGGAGTCATTCCTCCAAAGAAGTTCATTACCCGGTTACGGAAAGAAAATG AACTTTTTGACAACTACATGCAACAGGATGCTCACGAGTTTCTAAACTACCTGCTCAACACGATAGCCGACATCCTACAAGAAGAGAGGAAGCAGGAGAAGCAGAATGGCCGCATACCCAACGGCAACATTGATAATGAGAACAATAACAGCGCGCCGGACCCCACCTGGGTGCACGAGATCTTTCAGGGAACGTTAACGAACGAAACCAGGTGTCTAACCTGCGAGACG ATAAGCAGTAAAGATGAAGATTTTTTAGATCTTTCTGTAGATGTTGAACAAAATACATCAATCACACACTGTTTAAG gGGTTTCAGCAACACGGAGACCCTCTGTAGTGAATACAAATATTACTGTGAAGAATGTCGCAGTAAACAGGAAGCACATAAAAG GATGAAAGTAAAAAAGCTGCCTATGATTTTAGCCCTTCACCTAAAGAGGTTCAAATACATGGACCAGCTGCATCGATACACAAAGCTCTCGTACCGAGTAGTCTTTCCTTTAGAGCTTCGACTTTTTAACACGTCGGGAGATGCCACCAACCCAGAGAGAATGTATGACCTTGTCGCTGTGGTCGTCCACTGTGGAAG TGGTCCAAACCGAGGACATTATATTGCAATAGTGAAGAGTCATGACTTTTGGCTGTTGTTTGATGATGACATTGTAGAG AAAATTGATGCACAAGCTATAGAAGAATTCTACGGGTTAACATCGGACATCTCCAAGAACTCAGAATCTGGGTATATTCTCTTCTACCAGTCTCGAGACTAA